atatatatatatatataattatatcaagCTAGGGTATAGTTAGGGGTTCTTATTCCAGCCACCCTACTATACTCGACAGGAACGTTAAATGCCTTATCCATATCCTTAccatgattattttttaatacccAAATTCTTTCTATTAAGATATGATTTTGGAAAATACCCATAAATAGGGTACCCATTGTCATCTAATGTGAGatctagagatggcaaaatgggcccggcccgacgggctggcccgttggggcccggcccgacgggctggcccgttggggcccggcccgggaccgggctagggccagcagtttgctggcccatttaaggccgggccgatttggcccggcccgcttggcccgacgggccaaatggtggcgggccgagctggcccgcttggcccgccgGCCCGTTAATCGCCCGCGGCCCACAAAACCCCCCCCCCaccctcagcctcgcctctctctcgccctcgccctaaccctaaccctaacccttgccctcgccctcgccttcaccctcgtctcgccctcacccttggctctcgccctcgcccttggctctcgccctcgctcgccctcgtctcgccctctgtctcgctcgccctcgccctcgccctctgtctcgctctcgccctcgctcgccctctgtctcgccctcgccctagtcatcgccctcgccctcgcctgcgCCCCTGTCTCGCCCtagccctcgctctcgcccgcgCCCTCGCCCTAGCCCGCGCTCGCCCtagccctcgctctcgcccgcgcccacgctcgccctctgtctcgcccacgccctcgccctcgcccgtgCCCGCGCCCTAGCCTCTGGCCCGCTCCTcttgctctcgccctcgctcctcagtcgcccgcgcccctcgccaTCTCTCGCTTACTGCCTCGCTCACGCTGCCTGTCTCTgactttcaaaaatttggcgggcccgtttggcccgcttggcccgcgggcccgtggcgggccgggctagggccagcaatctgctggcccgtttttaagcgggccgatttggcctggcccgcttggcccgcgggccacttggtggccGGCCGGGCCGGCCCGTTTGCCATTACTAGTGAGATCTTTAAGATTTAaagataattacaaaaattacccttgatatttgaaaaaaatataagaagtaCCTCTGAACTTTAATACTAAGTTGCAATTTGCCCTTaataaacattcaaaatttatcaaaataccgttatatttaaatttttttttttacatttttcatttttatttctctcttaTCAAGTCTCTATCTTCCTTGGATGACAACGATGACAAAAATAATGACAAAGGCATCGatcattctaaattctaaatttgaacAATGAGACGATAATAATGATTTAGTAGAAACGACAGCCATAATAGGTCTCTCACTCTCTCCAATCTCTCTATCTTCTTATATTATAAAACTCAGATTGATGGCGATACTATtatttcactctctctctctctctctctctctctctctctctctctctatatatatatatatatatatattatagattaaATAGAACCGGGGCTGAATTTATTAGTGCAGTccacaacaaaatttaaatttataaggtaaatttttttattttttagtaatagCCTACCCCAAATTTAGTTCCAACCCacctctaattttttttagcccAGCCCAACTCATTTGCTTGGATCCACCCTTAAACCGTATCAGTGGGCTAGTGTTTCTAATAAAACCCTACCAAAAACCCAATTCTTTCTTTCTGGTCTTCCAATCCAGATCTTTGTTGTCCATGTCAAACCAAAATTCAAGTTCAAGATGAGTCCATAGCCTGGCCTAGGTTCATCACATGCTAGTGATGAACCCAAGTGATAAACCTAGATAGGAGCGAGCTTTGAAGCCACTGGGTTCACCACCAATGTTAGTAATGAACCCAGTGGGTTCCAAATTGATATGggttcatttttaaatttattttatttttatttttcaattaaaggaGAGAAGATGAAGGGTAAATTAGTCATTTTACctccttatttaataatatgagAGATTGTttctaagggaaattctatttacagCCAAAATTTTACTCTTCGCAACCACTTTTTAATATCTCTAAAATATTTTcgaataaaaattcaattttacccttattttcaATACTCAACCACCCAGCTGACATACCACTGTATTCCGTCGGCGAATCTCTATTCTTTCTCAAACTCAACTACCCACCTGACATTACATTACaagcaaatttattttctcttcaaaTCTCTCATCCCTCTTATTTTATATTCACACTCATACTAATTCATTTTcattgaaattcattttctctgAAAATACGAGCGACTCAGCCATTTTATGATCCATCATGGATAACTACACTAAAATATTGACGGATAACTGAgaagagtttgaggaagaacAAAACAACGATTCAGAAAAAGAATATCACGCACAGGTAAACACACAATTTATGTTTGTATTTATAACagtattatatttataagagTGTttgtttgtatgtgtttgtattTGTAAGAATGAAGTTACAGAAAGCCCTCCCCGAACCCCAAGTAGCCTTCATTTCCCGAATGCTGGGATAGCCTTGCCGAACAATAGCATTCGGGAAGGCTAGGCTTCCCCGAAATCCAGAGTTCAGGGAAGCCTAGCCTTCCCGAATGTTGGAGTTTGGGAAACACCATGTTTCCCGAATGTTGGAGTTTGGGAAACACCATGTTtcccgaactctagagttcgagTAACAtggtattaaataaaatttatgatgaaatatgtatttattttttaaaaaaattaaattattcaagtccaatacttatataaaaaaattaagtataagaaaatatgttaatataatttcataaaatataaaatacaaaaaaaaaaaatgtgttccCCGAACCCATGAGTTCGGGGAATTATGGATTTCTTGAACCCACAAGTTCGGGAAATCAtagttagataaaaaaaattaagtaaaaaattatatatttgtttttaaaaaaaattaaattattcgaatcaaatacttaaataaaaaattaagtataaaaaaatatgttaatttaatattaataaaaaatatgttatataaaaaatatgttaatacaattatataaaatataaaaaaataaaagatatgttCCCGAACCCGTGAGTTCAGGGAACTACGGATTTTCCGAACCCACGAGTTCGGAAAATTcattattagattaaaaaaatatgtatttgtttgtattaaaaattaaattattctagtgcaatacttaaataaaaaattaagtataaaaaaatgctaattagcactatttaattaaaaattaacttttctcaaatatttgtataaaaaataaaatataaaaagattaaagtCTCCGAACTCCAAGGTTCGGAGGCAGCGCatgcctccgaactctagagttcgaaGGTGCCGCCTCCGACTGTCTTCCTTTGATGGTGGTGACCGATCGAACCCAGGGTTCGAAGGCTGTCGCCACTGCCACCGCCTCCGAACCCAGGCAGCCACTGCCACCGCCTCCGAACCCAGGCAGCCACCACCTTCGCCCATCCAACCTCTCCCCTTCTAGCCTCCAAATTCAAATCTTCCaacccaaaaaatcaaaaaatgtaagtaaaaatacaatactgttataaatataaacaaacactcttataaatagaattttctctttttcctcttttccacATAAGGGGGGTGTGGAAAAAAGGAAGGCGATGGCGACGAGTGCAGCTGTAGGGAAGCGACGGTGACGAGTAGAGGTTGTagagaagcaacaaatgctGTAAAGAATGGCGATGAGTCGCGGTAGAGATGTATGGATATATGAGGACAATTTTGGAATATATGTGGCTGTAACAAATAATAATTCTGACTGtaaagagtaattattaaatttattttaattatgactgcgaagagtaaaaagctgcctgtgaatagaatttcccatatCAAAATTCGAAAGTAATTCTTGCAATCTACCCctaatataattatgtaaattgCTCTGAGATCTGCAAAGCATCGTTTTTTTAAGTAAACATTAAATATTGTTTATTAAGTCTGAACCTAAAAACTCACCATAAATGCAAATGAAACTGAAGAATCAAAACAATTAAATCCCACTTAATTTCTTTTCACCTATAAATTCATGATCCCACCCCAAATGCTATACGTACAGCCTCACCTCAACCAAGATAAGCTAATATCAGCAGTCCCAATCGCCATGGCAAGGCTCGGCAACTTCTCTACCATGGCCATCTTCTTCGCCGTCTACAGCGTGCTCATGGCCTCCTCCACACTTGCAGACGCCAGTTCCCCTACACTGTCACCGGCGCCGGCGCCGGCCACTGAAGAGGATCAATCATACTTGGACAGCATTTCGCCGAAAGAAAGGACGTTGCTGGAGGATTGCGCAGAGAAGCTGGACCCGGAGTGCGGCGACGAGGTTGTCAATGGAATGTTCGATAAGACGACCATTTCCGGTACCTGTTGCAGCCAGCTCGTGAAGATGGGGAGGACATGCGAGAAACACCTTGTCGCGCTGATTGCCAACTCACCCGAGTACATGGCGTCGGAGGCACAGATTATGTCGAACGCCGAGGAGGCTTGGAACCAGTGCGCCGCGGCTTTGAAGCCTTCCTCTCCCCCTCCTTCACCATTCTAGAGTTATTTTCTTCTATTGCCACGCAATGTGTTGAAAAATGCAGTTTATTGGCTGTAAAAGCAGAATAATTAATATTGTGGTAAGAAATCAAAgcaaataaatatcaaataaggaATGAGAATTTAGTATGTGTttgatggcatgaaaatttcatgaaaaatgtcatatttgaggaattgaattttatctttGCTACTTGACATACTGCATTTTccgtaaaattgaattttatggtACAATCCTTTAAAGCATATTTtgacatatttttcatgaaaaattactTCTAGgaggtggtttttatttttcatataaattaaaaaatattttttttaactaaatgctatcaaaaatacccttaaaaatgaaaaacaaagaaaaaattattaataaatctcaGTTATTTAGGGAACTAAATCAAAAATTTAGTTATTCAAATTAGATAACAACAATCCTTACAATTGATTATTACAAGTCTACCTCAAGTGGCAAACTTATAAGAAAGAGCATGGCTAGATTTCTCGAGAAAGGTTTGTGTAAAGTATAAAATGAactaaatacttttatttaggTGGAACTGAGACCTTTGAATAGGTTGAGTTGAAACTTGGCCAAGTAAGGTACTCGATGTCAACATTGGGATTTCTAGGGCTCGACTCGTTTTATGAGACGATGACAAATCTCAAGTCAATGACAAATCtcttagggtgcatttgattgcaAGTATAGAACTtgcatgaaaagaaaatgagttcTAGGCAATTgacatagaaagaaaataagttctaCGCAAttcaattatctaaaaataatttgtatgaAAATTGTCAATTAAAGTTGTTTGATTAGCTTAATTTTCTATCTAAAAATTGTTGTACTTTTCTAACTTTTGATGTTTAGTTGTcactattttctatgaaattaatcatttttttgcTAACTTCGGTTATTTGATtgccattatttttcatgaaaattatccatttttccatgaaaattgtaactatttgaacttgaaatttatcattttttgtgTGTGGTGTAATTGGATGTCATATCTTGTTTGTTACATGTgatttgtaaatttacaaaaaatggaGACAGATATCATGTGAAATAATCACTATCTATTATTTAGCAATGTatgtatttttctaaataaaaaggATAACATACTAAATATccaaacaaaatagaaaggatAACAGACatgttacaaaatatataaaaatatacaatttatGTTCTTACAAgttaaacattatttttaacaaacatattaaatatCATCCACTAATTAAACCTTTAGTCAATGGCATCCTAAAGTAATATAGGTGGATCATGACCAAGCTTCTCATAAACCAAATATCGCATGAATGCTTCATCAGTCAAGTTCATAAAGATTCTAGCAAAACTTTCATCCGATTGAAAGACTTTCATGACTTGCATGATGTCACACTTGTCTATCTTCATGCCTTATAGTTTTTCTAGAACCAATTGCCAATTAATGTGATTTTGTGTATCTAACGTTGCTTGAATCTCCATAGTATTAGCAATCTTTTAAACGATTTGGCAATGCTCGATAAGGTAATAATACTTTCATCAATGGGTTGGATACGTTTATGCAAGATGTTGTTGGTTCCTCTTTCAGCATTACGCTTAGGAGCGCAACTTCTGCTTGTATTTGTATCTTCACTTAAACTATCAACCTTACTCATAATTTCATCCattactaataaaaaaaaaaaaaacttgttagaatattttatACAAGGCATATTATGaaccatatatttatttttaaataccataaatgagagaaaaattgtCATTGTCGGTTACATAGTGATCTCCTGTAGCAGCATCATTTCCAAGGATAGCCTCCAACTCACCATATCGAGGACAAAGTTTGGTATTCCACTTTCCAAATTCTGGttttccctaaaaaaaaaatttggaaacaaAGGGATATACATTTTATGTTTGAAAATGTCCAAAAGAAACTATATTACTAATTTGTAATGACAAAAATGTTTATTGGTCGATGAAGTATTATACCTTAAGAAACTTCTTCCAAGCCAACGCATCGGCTGTGACACATCCAATGTTAAGATCCAACTCAAAATCGCTCATACTTAATAACTGACGAagtttaacatatttttttttatagtcttCAATCACACCCTTACATTTTGAGCCAACACCCACAACTCGACATCCATTGTATACGCTCTCAACTACTTTGGCTACTTGAGATATGGTAACACCATTGTCACTTTTTTTGTGACTAGTCAACACTTGATGAAATAATCAGCTAATCATACACCTATCCATTGCATTATTCCAACATACATGATGATTATTATAATTAGGATCCACTAGATTTGAGCTAATATCATGTGCCATGaaatttgttttccaaaattaaaaattgatggtCAACCATTACATAAtaacatgttaaaaaaaattatagctgACTAATAATATgtcttcaatttcaaaaatgtCAATTACAACATGTGAAACACTAAAAAATTTATGCCAACCATAACACAAtaacatgttaaaaaaaataaaaattcaacatGTCCCGCATTCAATTTCAACAATGCCAATTACAATACTTGAAATTcaagcaagtttatatgaactATTACATAATTAGGAcataaataacaattaaaaaaattcaatcaaaatcaACTCCAATATCATGGTCGGAATGATAATTAGCCCACATTAAATCAACAATTGTATTTCTATTATTGGACCATGTTGCTTTAGTTGTGAAAGATAGGTGAGCATTTGGAGTCTAGTCTTCAGGTACATCGACATGTGTAAGGTTAACCTCATCATCACTAATATCTATGTCCTCACCAAAAACATCTTTTATATCATCAATCCTTAAGAAGTTGTGGACAACACAagcaaatattatatttgtttgtgTTTCAATGTCGTGGTAGGGTTGATATCTCAAATATGCAAATCTTTTTTTAAGCAAACCAATTGTCTTCCCAATAACGTTACGTAGAGATGAATGCTGAAAATTGAGCAACTCCTTTGCTACTTTTAGGACGTTGACCCTCAATGTCTTTATGATGATAATGAATCTTGCTATATGCTACAGGAAATCCTAGAACCAATGGGAAGCCGATGTCACTTAGATAATATTTACCTATTATAGAATTGTTTGTTATATAttcattattaaataattggtGATCTTGTGAAAAAAATGTTATCAAACTAATGGTACAACTTACCCAAGTGAACTATCAGCTTACGTCCTTGTCGTAATATTGCACTCCTTAACAACTGATCGTCATGGACTGATCCCTTCCAACTGGCAAACACATATgtaaattttatatcaaatgtGCAAGCTgctaaaacattttgaaaaatcactTATCTATGGTGATACCTAGCTTGTTTCTCTAAGGGGACATTCGCAGCGATATGTGTATCATCTATTGCCCCTATAACATCCTttacatacacaaaaaaaaaaaaaaattactttcaaTAAGAAAATTAGAATATTGAACCTTCACAAAATATAATGAAATAACCTCGACCTCTAACttaaaaatatgtgaaccaaggcTTGACATTTTCCTTCTTGTGTGGTGAGTTATGAATAGTAACATTACTGACAACATCTCTATACAATCCGAGACAAGCGTGTAACACTTTATGGAAGTAATAACTCACTATTTGACCAAATCTAAAGAAAGCAAAACTTTCAACTTGATTACATTCGTCATGCCCAACGACCGTGTTTAGAAAAATAGCCACATGTTCCTCAATTAGGACAGATCTACTATCAATCAATCTATATGTTCGCAACCAAGCACATAATTTATGAAATGGACCTATTTTCATCCTAAGTAGGTCATGACAAGTTCTATCACTCATTCCAAACATTCGTGTAAGGGTTATTTATCTTTCAAAATCCTAATTTATATGAGGAGCCCTTGGGAAATGCCAGTTACGACGCCTAATATCATTATATATCACAATTGCTTGCACGACCATCTTccaaaataaatccaaatgttGTTGTTGCCGTCGACGTTGATTCCTTATTGTAGCCATATTACTCACTACCAtgtatgaaataaaaattcaataaaattaacatataaattatataatataattacataagacacattcaaaatgtttttccaaaaaaaaaaagttgaacaAAAACTCACATAATTTTACACAAACTAAAGAGTAAAGACTCAATTTTTACACCATAAAACCttaaataaaaggtaaaaacAGGCATTGAAAACAAAGGAATAAAGCAAAATGAAAAAGTCCTAAAGCAAGCATCCTAGGAATTATTTTGAGGGTTTGCACGCAGCATGGACAAAATAAATTGCTCCCTCAAACAATTGCTCCCTCAATAAACAAATGGACAGATTAAATTTCAATTGGAAGAAAGAAATCGATGTTAGCAAAGAATTCAGAACAACTTTAGCAAATggacaaaataaacaaatcgaCGTtagcaaaaaattcaaaatgatgcCATTGTCATCCAATTTAGCaaaaaatttagagagaaaGATCGGCCAAACCTTGTTACTGGGAAACCAGAAAGCAAAGGGGAACTCGGAAGGTGGTCGGAAACCAAAAAAGAAGGGCCCCAAAAAGCTTATCATGGATGAAGACGAAGATCGATCGTCGAAACTACGAAAACCAGAAAAGAACATGGCCGGAAACTTTACCGTGGATGAAGACGAAAGGAAACTCAGAATCAGCAGTTTGGAACTTGAAATCGAAGCTCGTCTTCGGTCGAGATGGCGACGAACACGAAGGAAAGGGTCAATGGTGGACAACAAAGAAGAAACCCTACTTAGAGGATGAAGAGAAATCGCTATTAAGGGGCGGGAGACGTGCTTGTACAAAACGCAGTGAGCAATGTGTAAATCAATTCCCTAGAAAATTCAATCTACCTCCATCCCATGAGAAAACATTTCCTAAAAAATCTGGTCACATgacaaaaaatgagaaaaaaaaattgccaaGAAAATTTGGCTAATCAAACACCCCAAAAGCTGGAGTTTGGGTAGAATTTGgccattttccatggaaaacttacgaatcaaacacaccctttgGTTAATTCTAGATCTTCAGCATTTGACCATTTGGCATTCCCCTTGCTGTTGCGTGGTTGATTACTGTCGGTGCTAGGTGTTGTGGCTGTCGTTGACGAAACTTTCAAATTTGCATCCGCGTGTGAAAGTGTTTATTTCATTGATTAATTATCTAATGTTATTGAGGCAGTAAAATTAGGGCTTAAGAATCACAGAATTCGCTGAGGCTCAAATCTTTTGTAGATGCTTTTGAAGCCCGTTGTTGGAACCCACCCATTTGTAGTTAACACGAGCAATGTCTCAAGCTTTTTATCCCTGGGTCAGCTACAACAATTTCATTTCTATATATGGCCTTTTGTCTTTTGTAATGCGAAGTCTTTATAACTTGCATTTTCATTaagtttttcttgattttctttacCTTTTTCTGCTAAATAATTGCTCCATTTCATCTATTCTAGAGCTTCCATTAATGGGAACAAATCATCTTAAACCCCTTTACATTCTTCTTCTGTTTTCTTGTCTATTATTCTTTTGAAATTAGTAGCGTGGTTGATTGTTCAAGCATTTAGCTGTCAAATAAGGATTTATCCTCAAGTATATAGGTACGAGCAAAAATAACTATTAAGTATTGTTCAAGCATTTAGCTAGTCCATTCTTTTGGGTTAAGTACGAGCAAAAAGAACTATTTAAGTAATAGAGGAGGTGCAGTGTATAAGCACCTCAAGTATATGGGCAATTGAAACTACTCTCCTCCCAATGGCAGAAATCATCTATGAGACTCACTCTGTGAATAACTAAAGAAACTTTCTGATATccaaatttcaatattttcctTTGTAAGGAAGAAACTTTTATGTGTTTCAAATTTAGACGATCAGTTAACTTCATGTTTGGACCAGTTAGATTACAAACTATAAGCAATACCAATAGCCATTTTGAAATGGCCAGTAATTATGAAGGGAGTATTAGGAagaagttattaaataatattaatttattttttttttataaaattatgtgattataaatatatatttatataaattaaaattttatttttaattatttctaaaatcttatgattttacaatttaattttaccaTCTGATTTTATAAACTCTCTTTTAATCTCatttaaaatcttgattttaacAATCATGGGACATGTGTCCCTTTTTCTACttaggtagtatttgttaaaatgagcaagataatgGAATATTAAGATAAACCCGGAATGATTTTTCGaaccaagatatgaaataatcaaaataaagttGGGAAACATTCCAAaacttttatcaaactatttgttaaattttttaaaatacactagagaatataaatgtcattttttttttatttataaagatcaagatatatttattttgaagaGGAGAAGAGATAAGTCTATCTTAAAAGATCAAGATAAGAgattattaatgatttttttaagaattgtcagataaatttaatagacatgttgaaaaaaatagaagTCCAGAATatattccatatatatcttgactttttcatttcatatcttgattaataaatgTCCACTTAGATTACTATAAAGTTACATGTCAAGTAATAAATGTTGGTCCTCTTGATGATCCCTTATCAAATAACTTAGACATGAAAtgcaaatcaataattattcAAAAGTAGTTAAGGCTTGAGATTCACCTATGAgcttaaaattataaatcttaaCTATTTTCGGAACAAATAACCATATTAAGAACAAATCTAATGTGGTAATATGCCAAAATAATTGGTTTTTAGTTGGATTGGTGTTTGAGTTCAAAAAGTTGAAGGTTGATTTGGTATCATtggatttctaaaatttttatcctACATTGTATTAATACAAAAACTCaccaaattttttcttttggtttttggGTGGATATTTTGTCTAGAtgatttcttaattatttaaatatacattttttcCTAAAAATGAATTGCTTAATATGATTTTATCgtgtaaataatatatttgagttttcaaataggtacataattttattatatactcACATTATGTGTGATAATTagagttatttaaaataattaagggTTCACAATGTTTGATTATGGTTTGGTTCGATCCATGAACTAAAAGTGAAAGTATTTTTCTAAAGGTTGAATCAAAATCATCtttttggttttaaattttgaactgaattgaaattgaagatttacggtttgatttttaaaaataagaaat
The sequence above is a segment of the Diospyros lotus cultivar Yz01 chromosome 7, ASM1463336v1, whole genome shotgun sequence genome. Coding sequences within it:
- the LOC127805660 gene encoding protein DOWN-REGULATED IN DIF1 11-like; this encodes MARLGNFSTMAIFFAVYSVLMASSTLADASSPTLSPAPAPATEEDQSYLDSISPKERTLLEDCAEKLDPECGDEVVNGMFDKTTISGTCCSQLVKMGRTCEKHLVALIANSPEYMASEAQIMSNAEEAWNQCAAALKPSSPPPSPF